The Sesamum indicum cultivar Zhongzhi No. 13 linkage group LG6, S_indicum_v1.0, whole genome shotgun sequence genome has a segment encoding these proteins:
- the LOC105164689 gene encoding uncharacterized protein LOC105164689, translating to MEVTEVQSFNLPPGGPSALPGQGGGGFSLPATRFSSEDILFCIDVGPETMVEMKVNGPNGRPYTRLESIKQAILLFVHAKLTINPDHRFAFTALSKSTYWLRKEFSSEVDSAIAALRGLSVDSSSSHADLTQLFRVATHEAKKSRAQNRIFRVILLYCRSSMPPQYQLPSTLKLFTLDVMYLHDKPGPDNCPQMVYDTLVEALERVSEFEGFIFESGQGLTRALFRHMCVLLSHPQQRCMQDEMDLPKSLTKKSPVAETAQGDDSVVSSQ from the exons ATGGAAGTGACGGAGGTCCAGAGCTTCAACCTACCGCCGGGAGGCCCTTCAGCTCTTCCGGGACAGGGCGGCGGCGGATTCTCACTTCCAGCGACCCGATTTTCCAGCGAGGACATACTATTTTGCATCGACGTGGGCCCGGAAACTATGGTCGAGATGAAAGTGAACGGGCCGAACGGGCGGCCCTACACCAGATTAGAGTCGATAAAGCAGGCTATACTGCTATTCGTCCACGCTAAGCTCACCATCAACCCCGATCACCGATTCGCCTTCACCGCCCTCTCGAAATCTACTTATTGG CTCCGAAAAGAGTTCAGCAGTGAAGTTGACTCTGCAATTGCTGCTTTACGAGGACTCTCAGTGGATTCATCTTCCAGTCATGCAGATCTCACTCAGCTATTTAGAGTAGCAACTCATGAAGCTAAGAAATCTCGTGCACAAAACCGGATATTCCGAGTG ATCTTGCTCTATTGTAGGTCATCTATGCCACCACAATATCAATTGCCTTCAACTCTGAAACTCTTCACCTTGGATGTTATGTACCTCCATGACAAACCTGGACCAGATAATTGTCCGCAAATGGTATATGACACCCTAGTTGAGGCCCTTGAACGTGTCAGTGAGTTCGAAGGCTTCATATTTGAGAGTGGTCAAGGGTTGACACGTGCGCTTTTCCGTCACATGTGTGTGCTGCTATCCCATCCTCAGCAACGTTGCATGCAGGATGAGATGGATCTACCCAAGTCTTTGACAAAGAAATCTCCTGTAGCAGAGACAGCACAAGGAGATGATAGTGTTGTCTCCAGCCAATGA
- the LOC105164690 gene encoding probable protein phosphatase 2C 72, whose product MGICASISSSVIHDDTYGHENAVYYRGTISLNANESQRIGSTYSHTGSKGLNQDSAILFEGYGIEDGAFGAVFDGHGKNGHIVSKIVRNRLPSLLLSQRNGIAKISPSGVSTKQSERLESDQSGPSKNFLKWKEACVSAFKVMDKEIKLLDSLDCSCSGTTAAVVVKQGEDLVIANLGDSRAVLGTRTENGIRAVQLTTDSKPGVTSEAERIRKFKGRVFALKEEPHIQRVWLPYDDSPGLAMSRAFGDFVLKNHGIIAIPDVSYHCVSPNDQFLVLASDGVWDVLSNDEVVSIVSVVRSEEAAAKAVVDAAVASWKHKFPNSKRDDCTVICLFLQMKPT is encoded by the exons ATGGGAATCTGTGCATCCATTTCATCTTCAGTTATACATGATGATACTTATGGCCACGAAAATGCTGTGTACTATAGAGGGACTATAAGTCTCAATGCAAATGAATCACAAAGAATTGGCTCTACATATTCTCACACAGGAAGCAAAGGTTTAAATCAAGACTCTGCTATTTTGTTCGAG GGATATGGGATTGAAGATGGAGCTTTTGGTGCAGTGTTTGATGGGCATGGCAAAAATGGGCACATAGTGAGCAAAATAGTTCGAAACCGGTTACCTTCTTTGCTTCTCAGCCAGAGAAATGGGATAGCAAAGATTAGCCCTTCAGGAGTGAGCACTAAACAGAGTGAGAGACTGGAAAGTGATCAATCAGGACCAAGCAAGAATTTCCTTAAATGGAAAGAGGCTTGTGTTAGTGCATTCAAAGTGATGGACAAGGAAATCAAGCTTCTTGACAGTTTGGACTGCTCTTGCAGTGGAACAACTGCTGCCGTTGTTGTCAAGCAG GGTGAAGATCTTGTTATCGCGAATCTTGGAGATTCTAGGGCTGTTCTAGGAACAAGAACTGAGAATGGGATCAGGGCTGTGCAATTAACCACTGATTCCAAGCCTGGAGTAACCT CTGAAGCAGAGAGAATAAGAAAGTTCAAAGGGAGGGTATTTGCACTGAAAGAAGAACCCCACATTCAAAGAGTGTGGCTGCCATATGATGATTCTCCCGGGCTGGCCATGTCTCGGGCTTTTGGAGATTTCGTGCTCAAGAATCATGGCATAATTGCTATCCCTGATGTCTCTTATCACTGTGTATCTCCTAATGATCAGTTTCTTGTACTGGCTAGTGATGGG GTGTGGGATGTGCTAAGCAACGATGAAGTTGTGTCCATAGTTTCCGTAGTAAGAAGTGAAGAGGCAGCAGCAAAGGCAGTGGTGGATGCTGCAGTTGCTTCATGGAAACACAAGTTTCCCAACTCAAAGAGAGATGATTGCACAGTTATTTGTCTCTTCCTGCAAATGAAACCGACATGA
- the LOC105164691 gene encoding uncharacterized protein LOC105164691 isoform X2, with product MEGGESLLDTLFDEEIVDDGQDVEMLDIEEGELTEQISNTEVGESCDVGNDQENQESNRRISRQKKRKKKNKRKRGSSAGPNITNINRFVLDACKRLREKKSYLMWTAVGCLGVSALSDLVKEVDAIQACGGQKTADGSRFRSGGGILWNIIKVRDPNAYKEIMRKGKEFEKQFKQQLHGKQEPKQQAEASSPSITLDANQAKSNISDCLELTCHDRSQHELMAAPQKRASVHERIRMPVTYDDLPGGEDPKDELGSLK from the exons ATGGAAGGAGGAGAGAGCTTGCTAGACACGCTTTTTGATGAGGAAATTGTTGATGATGGGCAAGATGTTGAAATGCTTGATATTGAAGAGGGTGAGCTAACTGAACAGATCTCAAACACTGAAGTAGGAGAAAGTTGTGATGTAGGTAatgatcaagaaaatcaagaatctaACAGGAGGATTTCGAgacaaaagaagaggaaaaagaaaaacaagcgAAAGAGAGGCAGCAGTGCTGGCCCAAATATAACTAATATAAACAG ATTCGTCTTGGATGCATGCAAGcgtttgagagagaaaaaatcaTATCTTATGTGGACTGCTGTTGGTTGTCTGGGTGTCTCAGCTTTGAGTGATCTTGTGAAAGAG GTTGATGCAATTCAGGCCTGTGGAGGTCAGAAGACAGCTGATGGCAGCCGTTTCCGGAGTGGTGGTGGCATATTATGGAATATCATCAAAGTACGTGATCCTAATGCTTACAAAGAGATaatgagaaaaggaaaagagttTGAG AAGCAATTCAAGCAGCAACTTCACGGTAAGCAAGAACCTAAGCAACAGGCAGAAGCTTCCTCACCAAGCATCACTCTTGATGCCAATCAGGCTAAGTCTAATATATCAGATTGTTTGGAGCTTACATGTCATGATCGGAGTCAGCACGAACTTATGGCTGCTCCACAGAAACGTGCGTCTGTTCATGAGAGAATACGAATGCCGGTTACATATGATGATTTGCCTGGGGGAGAGGATCCCAAAGATGAATTAGGTTCACTCAAATGA
- the LOC105164691 gene encoding uncharacterized protein LOC105164691 isoform X1, producing the protein MRADVFKRVVDNMEGGESLLDTLFDEEIVDDGQDVEMLDIEEGELTEQISNTEVGESCDVGNDQENQESNRRISRQKKRKKKNKRKRGSSAGPNITNINRFVLDACKRLREKKSYLMWTAVGCLGVSALSDLVKEVDAIQACGGQKTADGSRFRSGGGILWNIIKVRDPNAYKEIMRKGKEFEKQFKQQLHGKQEPKQQAEASSPSITLDANQAKSNISDCLELTCHDRSQHELMAAPQKRASVHERIRMPVTYDDLPGGEDPKDELGSLK; encoded by the exons ATGCGCGCAGATGTATTCAAAAGG GTTGTGGATAACATGGAAGGAGGAGAGAGCTTGCTAGACACGCTTTTTGATGAGGAAATTGTTGATGATGGGCAAGATGTTGAAATGCTTGATATTGAAGAGGGTGAGCTAACTGAACAGATCTCAAACACTGAAGTAGGAGAAAGTTGTGATGTAGGTAatgatcaagaaaatcaagaatctaACAGGAGGATTTCGAgacaaaagaagaggaaaaagaaaaacaagcgAAAGAGAGGCAGCAGTGCTGGCCCAAATATAACTAATATAAACAG ATTCGTCTTGGATGCATGCAAGcgtttgagagagaaaaaatcaTATCTTATGTGGACTGCTGTTGGTTGTCTGGGTGTCTCAGCTTTGAGTGATCTTGTGAAAGAG GTTGATGCAATTCAGGCCTGTGGAGGTCAGAAGACAGCTGATGGCAGCCGTTTCCGGAGTGGTGGTGGCATATTATGGAATATCATCAAAGTACGTGATCCTAATGCTTACAAAGAGATaatgagaaaaggaaaagagttTGAG AAGCAATTCAAGCAGCAACTTCACGGTAAGCAAGAACCTAAGCAACAGGCAGAAGCTTCCTCACCAAGCATCACTCTTGATGCCAATCAGGCTAAGTCTAATATATCAGATTGTTTGGAGCTTACATGTCATGATCGGAGTCAGCACGAACTTATGGCTGCTCCACAGAAACGTGCGTCTGTTCATGAGAGAATACGAATGCCGGTTACATATGATGATTTGCCTGGGGGAGAGGATCCCAAAGATGAATTAGGTTCACTCAAATGA